In the genome of Salinispirillum sp. LH 10-3-1, one region contains:
- the ybgF gene encoding tol-pal system protein YbgF yields MKRYFISAVGGVAVVGSSFLFAAPPIEQGRPTLINQSGRSIMADELITEELLRQRLSGLQGQFATQDNLTQLLDRIARMEREMQLMNGQIEELTYRLQIAERDNRDRYIDLDQRLTNIQASGPAALSGRATEVRPAQSATDAEQNAYNAARDLISSREYERAIESLRAFVERYPESSLVDNAYFWLGEVYTLLREFDSARNVYQKVLTDFPASERRVDSTFKLGFLEERVGDVSKAVDYYEKVIEMAPGTQLANLARQRLTTLQE; encoded by the coding sequence ATGAAGCGCTATTTTATAAGTGCTGTAGGAGGAGTTGCCGTTGTCGGCAGCTCCTTTCTTTTTGCAGCCCCCCCTATTGAACAGGGGCGTCCTACCCTGATAAATCAGTCTGGCCGCAGCATCATGGCCGACGAATTAATTACTGAAGAGTTGCTACGGCAGCGCCTGTCCGGCCTTCAGGGCCAGTTTGCTACGCAAGATAATTTGACTCAGTTGCTTGATCGCATTGCACGCATGGAGCGTGAGATGCAATTGATGAACGGACAGATTGAAGAGTTAACCTATCGTCTGCAAATAGCAGAGCGAGACAACAGAGATCGTTATATCGATCTTGACCAACGTTTAACCAATATTCAAGCTTCGGGGCCGGCAGCATTGTCTGGCAGAGCCACTGAGGTCCGCCCGGCACAGAGTGCCACTGACGCTGAGCAAAACGCCTACAATGCTGCCCGGGACTTAATCAGTTCGCGTGAGTACGAGCGAGCGATAGAGTCATTGCGCGCTTTTGTGGAGCGCTATCCAGAGAGCTCACTGGTTGATAATGCCTACTTCTGGCTCGGTGAGGTTTATACTCTGTTGCGCGAATTTGATAGCGCTCGTAATGTTTATCAAAAAGTGTTGACTGATTTTCCTGCGTCAGAGCGCCGTGTTGATTCGACGTTCAAGCTCGGATTCCTAGAAGAGCGGGTAGGAGATGTGTCCAAAGCAGTAGATTACTACGAGAAAGTGATTGAAATGGCACCTGGTACACAGCTTGCCAACCTTGCACGTCAACGACTCACTACCTTACAAGAATAA
- a CDS encoding energy transducer TonB: MFESTMLSTLEADQQRAEAAAQQAEREQQAIATYEQLIGDTVRRLWNLPPNIDNSMRPTVQIQLLPTGELVAATIVRSSGNASLDRSVIQAIERAGRFRVPDDIRVFERSFRRFNMTFVPEV, translated from the coding sequence ATGTTTGAAAGCACCATGTTGAGTACGCTCGAAGCGGACCAGCAGCGTGCCGAGGCGGCCGCCCAGCAAGCAGAGAGAGAGCAGCAAGCCATTGCTACCTATGAACAATTGATTGGTGATACGGTGCGCCGTTTGTGGAATTTACCACCCAATATCGACAACTCGATGCGTCCGACCGTACAAATTCAATTACTGCCAACCGGCGAGCTGGTGGCAGCAACCATTGTGCGAAGCAGCGGCAACGCATCGCTGGATCGTTCCGTTATCCAAGCGATTGAGCGGGCAGGGCGTTTTCGTGTGCCGGATGATATTCGAGTATTTGAACGTTCATTTCGTCGTTTTAATATGACATTTGTACCAGAGGTCTAA
- a CDS encoding AI-2E family transporter: MLKVFERMYNRYFHDEEAVILALVLIASTLVVWLFGSVLAPVFAALIVAYVLAPIMDRLVRLKVPYVVAASILSLLFLGVLLLVVLILVPFLWGQVMTLTGELPKMLNQMQLVLAELPARFPEIFDDEETLQWVRQLNLGALGNQAANYLPRLVGLSLSTIPNLITLLVYLIIVPLMVFFMLKDRKTLWESWLTLLPTRRRLLTDIGAEMNQQIANYIRGKVIEILIVGSVSFVAFELLGLNYSALLALMVGLSVLIPYIGATVATVPVALIALFQFGVGPHFYTVVVVYLVIQMLDGNVLVPLLFSEAVNLHPIFIIIAVLFFGGVWGFWGVFFAIPLATLVKAVYNAWPKHPDAV; this comes from the coding sequence ATGCTTAAAGTGTTCGAACGCATGTACAACCGCTATTTTCACGACGAAGAAGCGGTCATTTTGGCGTTAGTTTTGATCGCATCGACGTTGGTTGTATGGCTCTTTGGTAGTGTTTTGGCGCCCGTGTTTGCGGCCTTAATCGTTGCTTATGTGCTGGCGCCGATCATGGACCGCCTGGTGCGTCTAAAGGTGCCTTATGTGGTCGCTGCCTCAATACTGTCGCTGCTGTTTTTGGGTGTCTTGCTTCTGGTGGTACTGATTTTGGTGCCTTTCTTATGGGGTCAGGTGATGACCCTGACCGGAGAGTTGCCGAAGATGCTCAACCAAATGCAGTTGGTACTGGCCGAGTTACCAGCGCGCTTTCCGGAAATATTCGATGACGAAGAAACACTGCAATGGGTGCGTCAGCTTAATTTGGGGGCCTTAGGCAATCAGGCAGCAAACTACTTGCCTCGGCTGGTGGGGCTTTCGTTATCAACCATACCGAACCTGATTACCTTGCTGGTCTATCTAATCATTGTGCCGCTGATGGTCTTCTTCATGCTGAAGGACCGCAAAACTCTGTGGGAGTCATGGTTGACCTTGCTGCCGACACGACGTCGCTTGTTGACGGACATCGGCGCAGAAATGAACCAGCAGATTGCCAACTACATTCGTGGCAAGGTGATTGAGATTCTCATTGTGGGCTCCGTCAGCTTTGTCGCTTTTGAATTGCTCGGCTTGAACTATTCGGCTCTGTTAGCCTTGATGGTTGGCTTGTCGGTGTTGATACCTTACATCGGTGCGACCGTGGCTACCGTGCCGGTAGCGCTGATTGCGTTGTTTCAGTTTGGTGTAGGGCCGCACTTCTATACCGTCGTGGTGGTCTATCTGGTCATTCAAATGCTGGATGGTAATGTGCTGGTGCCATTGTTGTTTTCTGAAGCCGTCAACTTGCACCCCATTTTTATCATCATTGCGGTGCTGTTCTTTGGTGGTGTGTGGGGCTTCTGGGGCGTATTCTTTGCCATTCCGTTGGCCACATTGGTCAAGGCGGTTTACAACGCGTGGCCCAAGCACCCCGACGCGGTATAA
- the dapA gene encoding 4-hydroxy-tetrahydrodipicolinate synthase — MITGSMVALVTPMSEDGSIHWESLEQLLDFHIENKTQGIVSMGTTGESTTLSMAEHKSVVKFTVEYCAGRIPVVAGTGANNTVEAIELTRAAAEVGADMCLSVVPYYNKPSQEGLYRHFKAIAEAVDIPVILYNVPSRTVTDMSNETIARLSRIPNIIGVKEATGDVSRVKAIKKLAGQDFALYSGDDATSKDFLLEGGDGLISVTANVSPLAMQNMCEAAMGGNLELAERLDNLLQPLHKNLFLESNPVPVKWALNIMGLIPPGIRLPLVPFDKQYHDTLKQAMMESGIL, encoded by the coding sequence ATGATTACTGGGAGTATGGTCGCTCTAGTGACCCCAATGAGTGAAGATGGCAGCATTCACTGGGAGAGTCTTGAGCAATTGCTCGATTTTCACATCGAGAATAAAACGCAGGGGATTGTGTCGATGGGCACAACCGGTGAATCGACTACTCTCAGTATGGCCGAACACAAATCTGTGGTTAAGTTTACCGTTGAGTACTGTGCCGGTCGTATTCCGGTGGTGGCCGGTACCGGTGCAAACAACACGGTAGAGGCCATCGAACTGACGCGTGCTGCTGCGGAGGTGGGTGCGGATATGTGCTTGTCGGTCGTGCCGTACTACAACAAGCCCAGCCAGGAAGGCTTATATCGCCACTTCAAAGCCATCGCCGAGGCGGTCGACATTCCTGTGATTTTGTACAATGTACCCAGTCGTACGGTTACTGACATGAGCAATGAAACCATTGCACGTCTGTCTCGAATCCCCAACATCATCGGCGTCAAAGAAGCCACCGGTGACGTATCGCGTGTGAAAGCCATCAAGAAGCTCGCCGGGCAAGACTTTGCGCTGTACTCGGGTGACGACGCTACCAGCAAGGATTTCTTGTTGGAGGGTGGCGACGGTTTGATCTCCGTGACCGCCAATGTATCGCCCTTGGCGATGCAAAATATGTGTGAAGCGGCCATGGGCGGCAATCTGGAGCTTGCAGAACGCTTGGATAACCTGTTGCAGCCGTTGCACAAGAATTTGTTCTTAGAAAGCAATCCAGTGCCTGTTAAATGGGCGCTGAACATCATGGGGTTGATTCCACCAGGCATTCGTTTGCCTCTGGTGCCGTTCGATAAGCAGTACCACGACACCTTGAAGCAAGCGATGATGGAGTCCGGCATACTGTGA
- the ruvB gene encoding Holliday junction branch migration DNA helicase RuvB, whose product MIETDRFIAPEPKTPKEEQLDRAIRPTRLTDYVGQPVVREQLEIFIAAALKREEALDHMLVFGPPGLGKTTLANIVANEMNAQIKTTSGPVLEKAGDLAAMLTNLEAGDVLFIDEIHRLSPHIEEILYPAMEDYQLDIMIGEGPAARSIKLELPPFTLVGATTRAGLLTSPLRDRFGIVQRLEFYSIADLTHIVHRSSRLMQMDMTDEGALEIATRSRGTPRIANRLLRRVRDYAEVKADGVVTYDVAHAALTMLDIDPAGFDLLDRRMLTAMIERFDGGPVGIDSLAATLSEERDTLEDVVEPYLIQKGYIVRTARGRLVTDLAYQHFGLLRNSST is encoded by the coding sequence ATGATAGAAACAGACCGCTTTATCGCCCCCGAGCCTAAAACACCCAAAGAAGAGCAGCTCGATCGTGCTATTCGCCCGACGCGTCTAACCGACTACGTGGGGCAGCCGGTGGTGCGTGAACAGCTAGAGATTTTCATCGCGGCGGCATTGAAGCGCGAAGAAGCACTGGATCACATGCTGGTATTTGGCCCGCCGGGCTTGGGTAAAACCACGCTGGCGAACATTGTTGCCAATGAAATGAACGCGCAGATCAAAACCACCTCTGGCCCTGTGCTGGAAAAAGCCGGTGACCTGGCGGCTATGCTGACCAATCTTGAAGCCGGCGATGTGCTTTTTATTGACGAAATACACCGCTTAAGCCCGCATATCGAAGAAATTCTTTATCCTGCCATGGAGGATTATCAACTCGATATCATGATTGGCGAAGGGCCGGCGGCGCGCTCAATTAAGCTTGAGCTGCCGCCTTTTACTTTGGTCGGTGCAACCACGCGCGCCGGTTTGCTCACTTCGCCATTGCGCGACCGTTTTGGCATTGTGCAGCGTTTGGAGTTTTACAGCATCGCTGACCTGACGCACATCGTGCACCGGTCTTCGCGGTTGATGCAGATGGACATGACTGACGAAGGGGCGTTGGAAATTGCTACACGATCGCGCGGTACGCCGCGTATTGCTAATCGTCTGCTGCGCCGTGTACGGGATTATGCGGAAGTAAAAGCCGATGGCGTGGTGACCTATGACGTAGCACATGCTGCTTTGACCATGCTGGATATTGACCCGGCCGGGTTCGATTTATTGGATCGGCGGATGCTGACGGCCATGATCGAGCGATTCGATGGTGGGCCGGTCGGGATCGACAGTCTGGCAGCAACGCTGAGTGAAGAGCGCGATACGCTGGAAGACGTAGTAGAGCCCTATCTTATTCAAAAAGGCTACATCGTGCGTACGGCACGGGGGCGGCTCGTGACCGATTTGGCCTACCAACATTTTGGTCTGTTGCGTAATAGTTCGACTTAG
- a CDS encoding M48 family metalloprotease produces MKLLTLLSRPELPLVSRSHRKVLIACLTTVLLAGTLRADTFVSDLPSLGQKDIRTQTEEAISGLRYLRFLNRESIATQDPALTYYLQQSTAPLLPFFATEQRPSELMIFGVNNRNFNAFALPGGLIGVHTGMMDQMTETAELQAIIAHELGHLALGHHARLAGARRDAMGMVIASFLLIPLAAQVDASLAAGVFYGAQGLAMQQQLAFSRSMEEEADRAAVNAMRSSGLPLQGIIDAYESMARYQRSQVGTVNSTYPGTHPDVVSRLADLRNRIAEINAPAPQADLSIPLCWVQTDFSLTVRSTTNACTQYKTRTELERQDQQRFWLDMLANHPANPYLIYRANEWLRRHAAADVDQLLRQRLMEQSRLLTDSWLVALSVLSSELYDHPADRERWIRSLYHSAPPNDLAAWAVLSQEFNLADRRALAFRAEAQSSWIKGEVAMAVRQLQRAIELTEIASERSAWQPILRRWEALLPG; encoded by the coding sequence ATGAAGTTACTCACCTTGCTGTCGCGCCCTGAATTACCCTTGGTGAGCCGTTCTCATCGCAAGGTCCTGATCGCTTGCCTAACCACAGTACTCTTGGCGGGAACTTTACGCGCAGACACCTTTGTCAGCGACCTTCCCTCGTTAGGGCAGAAAGATATACGCACCCAGACCGAGGAAGCAATATCCGGCTTGCGATACTTACGTTTTCTTAACAGAGAAAGCATCGCCACCCAGGACCCGGCCCTCACCTACTACTTGCAACAATCTACCGCCCCATTGTTACCTTTTTTTGCCACCGAACAACGTCCGTCGGAGCTGATGATTTTTGGGGTCAACAATCGAAACTTCAACGCCTTTGCCTTGCCCGGAGGATTGATTGGGGTTCATACCGGCATGATGGACCAGATGACGGAAACGGCTGAATTGCAGGCGATTATAGCACACGAACTGGGCCACTTGGCATTGGGACATCATGCCAGACTGGCGGGGGCACGGCGCGATGCCATGGGTATGGTCATCGCCAGTTTTCTATTGATACCACTAGCTGCACAGGTCGACGCCAGCCTCGCCGCAGGAGTGTTTTATGGCGCTCAAGGCTTAGCCATGCAACAACAATTGGCATTTTCCCGCAGCATGGAAGAAGAGGCTGACCGTGCAGCGGTGAATGCGATGCGTTCCAGCGGCCTTCCGTTGCAAGGCATTATTGACGCCTACGAGTCGATGGCACGCTACCAGCGCTCGCAGGTCGGCACAGTCAACTCAACCTACCCAGGCACCCATCCGGACGTGGTCAGTCGCTTGGCCGACTTGCGTAATCGTATCGCCGAGATCAATGCGCCCGCACCGCAAGCCGACCTAAGCATCCCGCTGTGCTGGGTACAGACCGATTTTAGCCTTACGGTTCGTTCCACCACCAACGCTTGCACTCAATATAAAACACGTACGGAGCTAGAGCGCCAAGACCAACAAAGGTTCTGGCTCGACATGCTCGCCAACCACCCCGCCAACCCCTACTTAATCTATCGAGCCAATGAGTGGCTACGTCGCCATGCAGCAGCCGATGTTGATCAATTACTGCGTCAGCGACTGATGGAGCAAAGTCGATTACTCACAGACAGCTGGCTGGTTGCGCTGAGTGTATTGTCGTCTGAACTGTACGACCATCCAGCTGATCGGGAACGCTGGATACGCAGCCTATACCACTCGGCGCCACCTAACGACTTGGCGGCTTGGGCTGTATTGAGCCAAGAATTTAATTTAGCCGATCGTCGTGCTCTAGCCTTTCGAGCAGAGGCACAAAGCAGTTGGATAAAAGGCGAGGTGGCAATGGCCGTGCGGCAGTTGCAGCGCGCGATTGAACTAACAGAGATCGCTTCGGAGCGCAGCGCATGGCAGCCGATACTGCGACGCTGGGAGGCGTTATTGCCGGGTTAA
- the pal gene encoding peptidoglycan-associated lipoprotein Pal, translating into MSKIKLLQVLLVSGILGVVGCSSAQVDDAAGASTTTTDTTTTDTTPSAGSEVMVIEPPVETETMTAMGAPDISVVFFAFDSFTVDATSRSVLDAHADYLRNNPNLVVVLEGHTDERGSAEYNLALGENRAKAVQDYLRLRGVDGAQMYVTSFGEMKPAARGSNESAWALNRRVEIQYQ; encoded by the coding sequence ATGTCTAAGATTAAACTGCTGCAAGTTCTGTTGGTTTCAGGGATTCTAGGCGTAGTGGGCTGTAGCTCCGCGCAAGTTGACGATGCCGCCGGTGCGAGTACAACAACGACTGATACCACTACCACAGATACCACTCCTTCTGCTGGTTCTGAGGTTATGGTTATCGAGCCACCCGTTGAAACTGAAACAATGACCGCAATGGGTGCGCCAGATATTTCTGTTGTATTCTTCGCCTTCGATAGTTTCACTGTAGACGCTACAAGCCGTAGCGTGTTGGATGCTCACGCTGACTACTTGCGTAACAACCCAAACTTGGTTGTTGTATTAGAAGGCCACACCGATGAGCGCGGCAGTGCCGAGTACAACTTGGCCTTGGGTGAAAACCGTGCCAAAGCGGTACAAGACTACCTGCGTCTGCGCGGTGTTGACGGCGCACAAATGTACGTTACTTCTTTCGGTGAAATGAAGCCTGCTGCACGTGGTTCTAATGAAAGTGCTTGGGCACTGAATCGCCGTGTAGAGATTCAATACCAGTAA
- the tolR gene encoding protein TolR — protein sequence MKKSGKRKPVAEINVVPYIDVMLVLLIIFMVTAPMLTQGVDVNLPRASTEPLPVDDNRENLIVSVNAQQQYFLELGEASPQAIELGEVRNFVAEVIRRNPNTAVLVRGDQAVPYGKVVELMVMLQSAGVGSVGLVTEPI from the coding sequence ATGAAAAAGAGCGGTAAGCGCAAGCCTGTCGCTGAGATCAATGTCGTTCCCTATATCGACGTGATGTTGGTGCTGTTGATCATTTTTATGGTGACAGCGCCCATGTTGACGCAGGGTGTGGATGTTAACCTGCCACGCGCATCGACCGAGCCTTTGCCGGTGGATGACAACCGCGAGAACCTCATTGTTTCAGTCAATGCCCAGCAGCAGTACTTTCTGGAGTTGGGTGAAGCCTCACCCCAGGCTATTGAGTTAGGTGAAGTGCGGAATTTTGTTGCGGAAGTCATTCGTCGTAACCCAAACACCGCTGTATTAGTGCGTGGTGATCAAGCGGTACCATATGGAAAAGTGGTTGAACTCATGGTGATGCTGCAATCTGCCGGAGTGGGCAGTGTAGGATTGGTCACGGAACCTATTTGA
- the queC gene encoding 7-cyano-7-deazaguanine synthase QueC, protein MSLAIVLLSGGLDSATVAALAVQRYDRVHALSFRYGQRHSSELRAAERVAKALNLAEHRVVDIDLGQLGGSSLTDTSLAVPETEQDGIPNTYVPARNTVFLSYALAYAEVCGADSIHLGINAVDYSGYPDCRPEFVDAFQNLVNVATKATVTGHPIRIEAPLLHMTKSEIIQAGTGAGVDYGLTVSCYQADDQGVACGVCDSCRLRRQGFEVAGLADPTPYRKN, encoded by the coding sequence ATGAGCCTTGCTATCGTTTTATTGTCAGGCGGTCTCGATTCCGCCACTGTGGCTGCACTGGCGGTGCAGCGTTATGATCGTGTTCACGCTTTGAGCTTTCGTTACGGTCAGCGTCATTCGTCTGAGTTGCGTGCCGCAGAGCGCGTGGCAAAAGCCTTAAATTTGGCTGAGCACAGGGTTGTTGATATCGATCTGGGCCAACTGGGTGGTTCGTCGCTTACGGATACGTCGCTGGCAGTGCCCGAAACCGAGCAAGACGGTATCCCGAACACCTATGTTCCAGCCCGTAACACGGTTTTTTTATCCTATGCCTTAGCCTACGCTGAGGTGTGTGGTGCAGACAGCATTCATTTGGGTATCAATGCGGTGGATTATTCGGGCTATCCAGATTGCCGACCTGAATTCGTAGATGCTTTTCAGAATCTGGTCAATGTTGCTACTAAGGCAACGGTTACCGGGCATCCGATTCGGATAGAGGCGCCGTTATTGCATATGACAAAGAGCGAAATTATACAGGCGGGTACCGGAGCAGGCGTAGATTATGGCCTTACCGTGTCTTGCTACCAAGCGGATGATCAAGGTGTTGCGTGTGGTGTGTGTGACAGCTGTCGCTTGCGTCGCCAAGGGTTTGAAGTGGCTGGTCTGGCTGATCCAACCCCCTACAGAAAAAATTAA
- a CDS encoding sulfurtransferase TusA family protein, with protein sequence MTTNITETTIDASQLACPLPLLKVKQWLAKAAVGGRLRIITTDPGSKRDIPRFLASTSHTLIAQEEAPSVCIFIIQAGASNA encoded by the coding sequence ATGACCACAAATATAACCGAGACCACCATAGATGCTAGTCAGTTGGCATGTCCTTTACCATTGCTTAAGGTGAAGCAATGGCTGGCCAAAGCAGCAGTAGGTGGGCGGTTACGCATCATCACCACTGACCCAGGCTCGAAGCGGGACATTCCGCGGTTTTTGGCCTCTACGTCGCATACCTTGATTGCACAGGAGGAGGCTCCTTCTGTGTGCATCTTTATAATCCAAGCCGGAGCATCCAATGCTTAA
- the tolQ gene encoding protein TolQ, whose product MSYWSLIASASLLVQLVMLTLLLLSVFSWFFIFERVQFLSRASRSNENFEERFWSGMDLTQLFRQVNANPDPDSGSEAIFRAGFKEFTRARQQSDMDPEATMTAIQRAMRVATNKEEDKLDNHLSFLATVGSISPYIGLFGTVWGIMNSFRELGNAAQATLATVAPGIAEALIATAMGLFAAIPAVVAYNKFSNRAENLIGLYETFSEEFSSILHRQVHALSRKTSSQSPKARTESSTESAPKPLGDAGLA is encoded by the coding sequence ATGTCGTATTGGTCACTGATCGCGAGCGCGAGTCTGTTGGTACAGCTCGTTATGTTAACGCTGTTGTTGCTCTCAGTGTTCTCCTGGTTCTTTATTTTTGAGCGTGTGCAATTCCTGTCGCGCGCTTCACGCAGCAACGAGAATTTCGAAGAGCGTTTCTGGTCAGGTATGGACCTGACACAGCTGTTTCGACAGGTGAACGCGAATCCTGATCCGGACAGCGGCTCGGAAGCGATCTTTCGTGCCGGTTTTAAAGAGTTTACACGCGCACGGCAGCAGTCTGATATGGATCCGGAAGCCACCATGACGGCCATTCAACGTGCTATGCGGGTGGCTACCAATAAAGAAGAAGACAAGCTCGATAATCATTTGTCTTTTTTGGCCACTGTAGGTTCTATATCACCGTACATCGGTTTGTTTGGTACCGTATGGGGCATCATGAATTCCTTTCGCGAGCTGGGTAACGCTGCGCAAGCGACCTTGGCTACGGTCGCGCCGGGCATTGCTGAGGCTTTGATTGCAACGGCCATGGGCTTGTTCGCGGCCATACCGGCAGTGGTTGCCTACAATAAGTTTTCGAACCGCGCGGAAAACCTGATTGGTTTGTATGAAACCTTCTCCGAAGAATTTTCCAGTATTCTGCACCGTCAGGTGCATGCGTTGTCGCGTAAAACATCGTCACAATCGCCGAAAGCACGTACAGAGTCATCGACTGAGAGTGCACCCAAACCACTGGGTGATGCGGGGTTAGCATGA
- the tolB gene encoding Tol-Pal system beta propeller repeat protein TolB: protein MRRLLFVLLSLALVQPAMAQLTITVTKGYDDKTNIAVVPFLWDGDGAAPSEMTDIVIANLERTGQFEALDQAAMRSWPSRRESIAFAEWRLLDQDFLVIGRLRPVAEGRVEVTYELYDPYREQRLTAGTLQGTLAQWRQLAHRVSDAIYEEITGVRGVFSTKIAYVVAQESDAGMQYRLQIADADGWNEQIWYRSSQPIMSPAWSPDGKHIAFVDFQPDGSSSVKMLDLTTRNIRTLAERRGSINSAPAFSPDGRRLALTSSRAGSPNIYVLDLQSNRLQQVTTHWAIDTEPDWLDDNTLIFTSDRSGRPQIYRTDLRTQAVERLTFEGRYNARGRVGSNGERITMVYSDGGGYHIATMELDTRLVQVLTGNGSDESPSLAPNGSMVIYATKRGNNSELAWVSIDGKVESAMPSRFGDVREPAWSPYTY from the coding sequence ATGCGCAGGTTACTGTTTGTTCTGTTGAGTTTGGCGTTGGTACAGCCCGCTATGGCTCAGTTAACGATTACCGTTACCAAGGGGTATGACGACAAGACCAATATCGCTGTCGTTCCGTTTCTGTGGGATGGTGACGGTGCCGCGCCGTCGGAGATGACGGATATCGTGATCGCCAATTTGGAGCGCACCGGGCAGTTTGAGGCGCTGGATCAGGCTGCCATGCGCAGCTGGCCTAGTCGCCGCGAGAGTATTGCGTTTGCAGAGTGGAGACTACTCGATCAGGATTTCTTGGTCATTGGTCGCTTGCGCCCAGTCGCTGAAGGTCGGGTCGAGGTGACCTATGAGCTCTATGATCCGTATCGCGAGCAGCGCCTTACAGCAGGCACTCTGCAAGGCACTTTGGCGCAGTGGCGTCAGCTCGCACATCGCGTTAGTGATGCGATTTACGAAGAAATTACCGGTGTGAGAGGCGTTTTTTCTACCAAAATAGCCTATGTTGTCGCCCAAGAGTCGGATGCAGGTATGCAGTACCGATTGCAGATCGCTGACGCAGACGGTTGGAACGAACAGATTTGGTACCGTTCATCGCAGCCCATCATGTCACCTGCTTGGTCGCCGGATGGAAAGCATATTGCGTTTGTGGATTTTCAACCCGATGGCAGTTCGTCGGTTAAAATGCTTGACCTGACGACGCGTAATATACGTACATTAGCAGAGCGGCGTGGGAGCATTAACAGTGCGCCGGCTTTTTCACCCGACGGACGGCGGTTGGCTTTAACGTCGAGTCGTGCGGGAAGTCCAAATATTTATGTATTGGACTTGCAGTCGAATAGGCTGCAGCAGGTAACGACGCATTGGGCCATCGATACAGAGCCCGATTGGTTGGACGATAATACGTTGATATTCACGTCTGACCGCAGTGGTCGGCCACAAATATATCGCACAGATTTGCGCACACAGGCAGTAGAGCGTTTGACTTTTGAAGGCCGCTATAATGCTCGTGGGCGAGTAGGATCAAATGGTGAGCGTATCACCATGGTATACAGCGACGGTGGCGGGTATCATATCGCTACGATGGAACTGGATACCCGATTGGTACAGGTTCTGACAGGAAATGGATCGGACGAGTCTCCAAGTCTCGCCCCAAATGGAAGTATGGTAATATATGCCACAAAACGCGGGAATAACTCAGAGCTTGCGTGGGTGTCAATTGATGGTAAGGTAGAGAGTGCAATGCCAAGTCGGTTCGGTGATGTGCGTGAACCAGCTTGGTCACCCTATACCTACTAG
- the nadA gene encoding quinolinate synthase NadA, with the protein MSHGEKTERMTELTEMLKARNAVLVAHYYTDPLMQELAEVSGGFIGDSLEMARFGANTDAQTIVVAGVRFMGETAKILSPEKRVIMPTLAAECSLDLGCPPEEFAVFRAQHPERTVVVYANTSAAVKAQADWVVTSSIAVDVINHLATRGEKILWAPDQHLGRYVATKTGADMLLWNGSCVVHEEFKAQGLQKLKAVYPEAAVLVHPESPEAVLALADVIGSTTQLLKATQNLPNQQFIVATDRGIFYKMQQASPQKSFIEAPTGGSGATCRSCAHCPWMAMNQLDNLRSSLLADDQEVHVDEGMRMKALVPLQRMLDFSAGLKL; encoded by the coding sequence ATGTCGCATGGTGAAAAAACCGAGCGGATGACTGAGTTGACGGAAATGCTCAAGGCGCGCAACGCCGTATTGGTGGCGCACTACTATACAGACCCGTTGATGCAGGAGCTGGCAGAAGTCAGTGGTGGTTTTATTGGCGACTCGCTGGAAATGGCGCGCTTTGGTGCCAACACGGACGCCCAGACCATTGTGGTTGCTGGTGTTCGCTTTATGGGTGAAACCGCCAAAATTCTCAGTCCTGAAAAGCGCGTTATCATGCCCACCTTGGCGGCAGAATGTTCGCTGGACTTGGGTTGCCCGCCAGAAGAATTCGCGGTGTTTCGCGCGCAGCACCCTGAGCGTACGGTGGTGGTGTATGCGAACACCTCTGCTGCAGTTAAAGCGCAGGCGGACTGGGTGGTGACGTCAAGCATCGCAGTGGATGTGATCAATCATCTTGCCACGCGTGGCGAAAAAATCTTATGGGCGCCAGACCAGCACCTGGGCCGCTATGTAGCAACCAAAACCGGTGCTGATATGTTGCTTTGGAATGGCTCCTGTGTGGTGCATGAAGAATTCAAGGCACAAGGGCTGCAAAAACTGAAAGCGGTGTATCCCGAAGCGGCGGTGCTAGTACACCCCGAAAGTCCAGAAGCTGTGTTGGCCTTGGCTGATGTCATAGGGTCGACAACTCAACTGTTGAAGGCCACGCAAAATCTGCCCAATCAGCAGTTTATTGTGGCGACCGATCGCGGCATTTTCTACAAAATGCAGCAAGCCAGTCCGCAGAAAAGCTTCATCGAGGCACCGACAGGCGGTTCCGGCGCGACCTGCCGCAGTTGCGCACATTGCCCCTGGATGGCAATGAATCAACTAGACAACTTGCGCTCCAGTCTGCTAGCAGACGATCAAGAAGTACATGTCGATGAAGGTATGCGGATGAAGGCTTTAGTGCCTTTGCAGCGTATGCTGGATTTTTCTGCCGGATTGAAGCTGTAG